The Rhizobium indicum genome has a segment encoding these proteins:
- a CDS encoding TetR/AcrR family transcriptional regulator, whose translation MISHAIPTRERIISAAAKLFYNEGIRSVSVDAVAEEAGVTKRTLYYHFASKDDLIGAYLEARDQPNLALFKRWYAETAGEPADKVQGIFRNLARAARHPKWKGCGFLRTSAELANMPGHPAMKVGIEHKKRVEAWLRVTFEAAGIKAEAPQLARQIVLLLDGSFAVVLLHRDPTYMEAAGEAAGSLIRAATANANA comes from the coding sequence ATGATCTCACACGCAATCCCGACGCGCGAACGTATCATCTCGGCCGCCGCCAAGCTGTTTTACAACGAGGGCATCAGGAGCGTCAGCGTCGATGCGGTGGCTGAAGAGGCCGGCGTCACGAAACGGACCCTTTACTACCATTTCGCCAGCAAGGACGACCTCATCGGGGCCTATCTGGAGGCGCGCGACCAGCCCAACCTCGCTCTGTTCAAACGCTGGTACGCGGAAACGGCGGGCGAACCGGCGGATAAGGTGCAAGGCATCTTTCGCAATCTCGCCCGCGCGGCCCGCCATCCGAAGTGGAAGGGCTGCGGTTTCCTGCGCACCTCTGCGGAACTCGCCAATATGCCTGGCCATCCAGCCATGAAAGTCGGGATTGAACACAAGAAGAGGGTCGAGGCCTGGTTGCGGGTGACGTTCGAGGCGGCCGGAATCAAGGCGGAAGCGCCGCAACTCGCCCGGCAGATCGTCCTGCTGCTCGATGGCTCGTTCGCCGTCGTACTGTTGCACCGCGATCCGACCTATATGGAAGCGGCAGGCGAGGCGGCTGGTTCACTGATCCGCGCTGCGACCGCAAACGCAAACGCGTAA
- a CDS encoding crotonase/enoyl-CoA hydratase family protein, with protein sequence MADTVLIDSRDGIATLTLNRPEKLNALNYALIDRFLAILDAIETDNSIRAIILTGAGERAFSAGGDIYEFSESVAQGTDVAMRDFVARGQRLTARLEAFRKPVIAAVNGLAFGGGCEITEAVPLAIASERALFAKPEINLAMPPTFGGTQRLPRLAGRKRALELLLTGDTFSPQRALELGLVNQVVPYGALMPAAHDLARRILRHSPLAAASILTAVTRGINQSIAEGLLIEGEQFARMAPTADLREGLDAWIERRKPNYPGSWSLD encoded by the coding sequence ATGGCCGACACTGTTTTGATCGACAGCCGCGACGGAATCGCCACGCTCACTCTCAATCGCCCGGAAAAGCTCAATGCGCTGAATTACGCCTTGATAGACCGCTTTCTCGCGATCCTCGACGCCATCGAAACCGACAATTCAATCCGGGCGATCATCCTCACCGGCGCAGGCGAGCGGGCATTCTCGGCGGGCGGCGATATCTACGAATTCTCAGAAAGCGTGGCGCAGGGCACCGATGTCGCCATGCGCGATTTCGTCGCGCGCGGACAGCGATTGACTGCGCGGCTGGAAGCCTTCCGAAAACCCGTCATCGCCGCCGTCAACGGCCTTGCCTTTGGCGGCGGCTGCGAGATCACCGAGGCTGTGCCCCTCGCCATCGCCAGCGAACGCGCCCTGTTCGCCAAGCCCGAGATCAATCTCGCAATGCCGCCGACCTTTGGCGGAACGCAGCGTTTGCCGAGGCTGGCCGGGCGCAAGCGCGCCCTCGAACTGCTGTTGACGGGCGACACATTCTCCCCGCAACGCGCCCTCGAACTCGGCCTTGTCAACCAAGTTGTCCCGTATGGCGCTCTCATGCCGGCCGCCCACGACCTCGCGCGGCGCATTCTGCGTCATTCACCGCTGGCGGCGGCGAGCATTCTGACGGCGGTGACGCGCGGCATCAACCAGAGCATTGCGGAGGGGCTGCTGATCGAAGGCGAACAATTCGCCCGGATGGCGCCAACCGCCGATTTGCGCGAAGGGCTCGACGCGTGGATCGAGCGCCGCAAGCCGAACTATCCCGGCTCGTGGTCGCTCGATTGA
- a CDS encoding methyl-accepting chemotaxis protein — protein sequence MNILDRGANAVAALAALSNSQAMIEFDLSGRILTANENFCRALGYELREIVGKHHSMFVEPSYVSSTEYKAFWTKLAAGKFDQQQYKRLGKGGREVWIEASYNPVFRRGKPVKVIKIATDITAQKLRSAEDSGKIDALSRAQAIIEFTPAGEILTANDNFLSGLGYSLAEIQGKHHSIFCEADYLRSEAYKEFWRKLASGQLVADEFMRVGKGGRKVYIQASYNPIFDLNGKVFKVVKFATDVTARVENVEQLARCLTNLADGDLSQTIQKPFIPSLERLRADFNSASEKLKGAMATVAENAKAISAGSNEIRTAADDLAKRTEQQAASVEETAAALEEITTTVNDSSRRAEEAGQLVGRARNHAEHSGQVVRDAIGAMDQIENSSREISNIIGVIDEIAFQTNLLALNAGVEAARAGEAGKGFAVVAQEVRELAQRSAKAAKEIKSLITASGSHVANGVALVTNAGSALQEIASQVHEINTNVTAIVEAAREQSTALGGISQSINTVDQGTQQNAAMVEEQTAASHGLAREAAALFELLEQFRFNDAPRSRSSFAQADRHPAAPTALKVVRNSPLASIQRGSASVALKSDWEEF from the coding sequence GTGAATATTCTTGATCGCGGTGCAAATGCTGTCGCGGCTCTTGCCGCTTTATCAAATTCGCAGGCCATGATCGAGTTTGATTTATCGGGCAGGATCCTCACCGCGAACGAAAACTTCTGCAGGGCGCTCGGCTACGAGTTGAGGGAGATTGTCGGAAAACATCACAGCATGTTTGTCGAGCCTTCCTATGTATCCTCAACGGAATACAAGGCTTTCTGGACGAAGCTCGCAGCCGGGAAATTCGACCAGCAGCAATATAAGCGCCTTGGAAAAGGCGGCCGCGAGGTCTGGATCGAAGCATCCTACAATCCCGTGTTCCGACGCGGTAAGCCGGTCAAGGTCATCAAGATTGCAACTGATATCACTGCGCAGAAGCTGAGGTCTGCCGAAGATTCGGGCAAGATCGACGCATTGTCCCGGGCTCAGGCGATCATCGAATTCACGCCGGCCGGCGAAATCCTGACCGCGAACGACAATTTCCTGTCGGGGCTTGGTTATTCGCTTGCCGAAATCCAGGGCAAACATCATTCGATCTTCTGTGAAGCCGATTACCTGAGGTCGGAGGCTTACAAGGAATTCTGGCGGAAACTTGCGAGCGGCCAGCTGGTTGCCGACGAATTCATGCGTGTGGGCAAGGGCGGACGGAAGGTCTATATCCAGGCTTCCTACAATCCGATTTTCGACCTGAACGGCAAAGTGTTCAAAGTCGTGAAGTTCGCAACCGATGTCACGGCGCGCGTCGAAAATGTCGAACAACTTGCCCGTTGCCTGACGAATCTTGCGGACGGCGATCTGTCGCAGACGATCCAGAAGCCATTCATTCCTTCGCTGGAAAGGCTGCGTGCGGACTTCAACAGCGCCTCGGAGAAGTTGAAGGGCGCAATGGCAACGGTTGCCGAAAATGCCAAGGCGATATCAGCCGGTTCCAACGAAATCCGCACAGCGGCCGACGACCTGGCAAAGCGTACCGAGCAGCAAGCGGCATCCGTCGAAGAAACAGCCGCCGCCCTTGAGGAAATCACGACGACGGTCAACGATTCGAGCCGCCGCGCCGAGGAGGCCGGTCAACTCGTGGGGCGCGCCAGAAATCACGCCGAGCATTCCGGCCAGGTGGTGCGTGACGCCATCGGAGCGATGGACCAGATCGAAAACTCGTCACGCGAAATTTCCAATATCATCGGTGTTATCGATGAGATTGCCTTCCAGACGAACCTCTTGGCGCTCAATGCCGGCGTAGAGGCGGCACGAGCAGGGGAGGCGGGCAAGGGTTTTGCAGTCGTTGCCCAAGAGGTCCGTGAGCTGGCGCAGCGGTCGGCGAAAGCTGCCAAGGAGATAAAGAGCCTGATCACGGCGTCCGGTTCCCATGTCGCAAACGGCGTCGCCCTCGTGACGAATGCCGGATCAGCGCTCCAGGAAATCGCCAGTCAGGTTCACGAAATCAATACCAACGTCACAGCGATCGTGGAGGCGGCGCGCGAGCAATCGACTGCGCTCGGCGGGATCAGCCAGTCCATCAACACCGTCGACCAGGGAACGCAGCAGAATGCCGCAATGGTCGAGGAGCAGACGGCTGCGAGCCATGGCCTTGCCCGAGAGGCTGCCGCGCTCTTCGAGCTTCTTGAGCAGTTCCGTTTCAACGATGCGCCGAGATCCAGGTCTTCGTTTGCGCAGGCGGATCGTCACCCCGCCGCACCGACGGCTTTGAAAGTCGTTCGTAATTCGCCCCTCGCATCCATCCAGCGCGGGTCGGCCTCCGTCGCGCTGAAGTCCGACTGGGAAGAGTTCTGA
- a CDS encoding DUF1217 domain-containing protein has translation MVSTYVSYLTVARNLNASLSNVASQATVARDSAYYKENIEKVTTVDEFMSDYKLYSYAMKAYGLEDMTYAKAFMKKVLESDLSVSSSFANSLSDTRYAEFAAAFKFAGETKTAQSDVQRDNLLDAYEGSFDTEADDIADATDYFEENISSITSVDDLLSSSKLKNYVLTAFGLSTEYTSTGFLKSVLTSDLDDADSFVNQLDDEVYVNLAKAFNFNEDGSTDGDVMLEDQISLVTSAYAVASATIASSETGEAYDTYFAAQIGNITSVDELMSDDKLISYLRTAYGLTDSETDNFISAALKSADIADAIGLSELHDAFNFDEDGALADGDTAQTSEQTAATTAAFDENYEVLIANTDTEDAVDNYTTRIASVTSIDDFLVSNDDDDDDDNDDLPELWEMALRAYDIDPDNVSRNEVRKILESDPSDSKSYVNSLDDDRFVAFRKAFNFDDNGDVTVPLQAMSESVVDDYATYYKQNKIRYLEGDELTEATDAADEEITYFREQMATITTASEFLADDRLVSFALEAKGLDPDAVTSDELEKMFSSDLDDEDSYVNKLGDNRFAELVGAFNFDQDGNISAEPTGTVQQRGDVLETIDAYVRLTLEDDQGDSNTGVRLALYFQRKAPEISSAYDILGDSALFEFFTTSFNLSSYVSNMDVDKQAEMIDNFIDLEDLSDPDKVDDLIKRFTAMYDMANGTGTTSTALSILTGSATISADTLLAMAQLKSG, from the coding sequence TTGGTTTCCACCTATGTAAGCTATCTCACGGTCGCGCGAAATCTGAACGCCAGCCTCTCGAACGTGGCTTCACAGGCAACGGTTGCCCGCGACAGCGCCTATTACAAGGAAAACATCGAGAAGGTCACGACCGTCGATGAATTCATGAGCGATTACAAGCTCTATTCCTACGCCATGAAGGCCTACGGCCTTGAAGACATGACATATGCCAAGGCCTTCATGAAGAAGGTGCTGGAGAGCGACCTCAGCGTTTCATCGAGCTTCGCCAACAGCTTGAGCGACACCCGTTATGCCGAGTTCGCTGCCGCCTTCAAATTCGCCGGCGAGACGAAGACGGCGCAATCGGACGTGCAGCGGGACAATCTGCTCGATGCTTATGAGGGGTCCTTCGACACCGAGGCGGACGACATCGCCGACGCGACGGACTATTTCGAAGAGAATATCTCGTCGATCACCTCGGTCGACGATCTTCTGTCGAGTTCGAAGCTGAAGAACTATGTGCTGACGGCTTTCGGCCTCAGCACCGAATATACCTCGACCGGCTTCCTGAAGAGTGTTTTGACGAGCGATCTCGACGATGCCGATAGTTTCGTCAACCAGCTCGACGACGAGGTCTATGTCAACTTGGCGAAGGCCTTCAACTTCAACGAGGATGGCTCGACCGACGGCGACGTGATGTTGGAAGATCAGATCTCGCTGGTCACAAGCGCTTATGCGGTAGCCTCCGCGACGATCGCTTCCTCGGAAACCGGGGAGGCCTATGACACTTACTTCGCGGCGCAAATCGGCAACATCACCTCCGTCGATGAGTTGATGAGCGACGACAAACTGATTTCCTATCTGAGAACTGCCTATGGGCTTACCGATAGCGAGACCGATAACTTCATTTCCGCGGCGCTGAAAAGCGCTGATATCGCCGACGCGATCGGCTTGTCCGAACTGCACGATGCCTTCAATTTCGATGAAGACGGCGCTCTTGCCGATGGCGACACGGCCCAGACATCGGAACAGACCGCCGCCACCACGGCGGCCTTCGATGAAAATTATGAGGTGCTGATCGCCAACACCGACACCGAAGACGCCGTCGACAACTATACGACGCGCATCGCCAGCGTCACCTCGATCGATGATTTCCTGGTGTCGAATGATGACGACGACGATGACGACAACGACGATCTCCCGGAACTGTGGGAAATGGCGTTGCGAGCCTATGACATAGACCCGGACAACGTTTCGAGAAACGAGGTCCGGAAAATTCTCGAAAGCGATCCCTCGGACTCGAAAAGCTATGTCAACAGCCTCGACGATGACCGGTTCGTCGCCTTTCGCAAAGCCTTCAACTTCGACGACAATGGCGACGTGACCGTTCCGCTGCAGGCCATGTCGGAATCCGTCGTCGACGATTATGCGACCTATTACAAGCAGAACAAGATCCGATACCTCGAAGGCGACGAGCTGACGGAAGCGACCGATGCGGCGGATGAGGAGATCACGTATTTTCGCGAGCAGATGGCCACGATCACCACGGCCAGCGAATTTCTGGCCGACGATCGCTTGGTTTCCTTCGCGCTCGAGGCGAAGGGGCTCGATCCTGATGCTGTCACGTCGGACGAGTTGGAGAAGATGTTTTCTTCCGACCTCGATGACGAAGACAGTTATGTCAACAAGCTGGGCGACAATCGTTTCGCCGAACTCGTCGGCGCGTTCAATTTCGATCAGGACGGCAATATTTCAGCGGAGCCCACCGGAACGGTGCAGCAGCGCGGCGACGTGCTGGAGACGATCGACGCCTATGTCAGGCTGACGCTGGAGGATGATCAAGGCGACAGCAACACCGGCGTGCGCCTTGCCCTCTATTTCCAGCGCAAGGCGCCGGAGATCTCGAGCGCCTACGACATTCTGGGCGACAGCGCGCTCTTTGAGTTTTTTACGACGAGCTTCAACCTGTCCAGTTACGTCTCGAACATGGACGTCGACAAGCAAGCCGAGATGATCGACAATTTTATCGACCTCGAGGATCTGTCGGATCCTGACAAAGTCGACGATCTGATCAAACGCTTCACCGCCATGTATGACATGGCCAACGGCACAGGCACCACGTCGACGGCACTTTCGATCCTGACTGGCTCGGCGACGATAAGCGCCGATACGCTGCTTGCTATGGCGCAATTGAAAAGCGGTTGA
- a CDS encoding TetR/AcrR family transcriptional regulator, which yields MDIIDEPADEPRKRGRPKVSSDEDKRAHIVEVAGRVFVKYGYAGSTTAIVASEAGVSKQTLYKLFQSKEELFAAVVGAHRRLMLDLPRPAEDISIAASLERIFMIDMDEDKDADRTGFLQLVFREAAQFPELVDILQREGMLASRQHLADWLSERRSEGRLTLDDTASGARMLMDMILGGMGPPEGRAQAWPDRAQLFAHLRRCIAIFAAGVGAT from the coding sequence ATGGATATTATCGACGAACCTGCGGACGAGCCGCGCAAACGGGGCCGGCCGAAAGTTTCCAGCGACGAGGATAAGCGGGCGCATATCGTCGAAGTCGCCGGCCGCGTTTTCGTCAAATACGGTTATGCCGGAAGCACGACCGCGATCGTCGCCTCCGAGGCGGGCGTTTCGAAGCAGACGCTCTATAAGCTGTTTCAGAGCAAGGAAGAGTTGTTTGCTGCCGTGGTCGGCGCGCATCGACGCCTGATGCTCGATCTGCCCAGGCCTGCCGAAGATATCTCGATTGCCGCGAGCCTCGAGCGCATTTTCATGATCGATATGGATGAGGACAAGGATGCGGATCGCACCGGCTTCCTGCAACTCGTCTTTCGCGAAGCGGCGCAATTTCCCGAACTTGTCGATATCCTGCAGCGCGAAGGCATGCTTGCCAGCCGCCAGCATCTCGCCGACTGGCTGAGCGAACGCCGGTCGGAAGGCAGATTGACGCTGGACGATACGGCGAGCGGAGCCCGGATGCTGATGGATATGATCCTCGGCGGCATGGGTCCGCCGGAAGGGCGGGCTCAGGCCTGGCCCGATCGGGCTCAACTGTTTGCCCATCTTCGCCGCTGCATTGCCATCTTTGCCGCAGGCGTTGGCGCCACTTAA